The nucleotide sequence ACTTCTGTATATATTGTGCAATGTTTACTCTTTTTCTAACTTTGGATATATAACCCAAGATGACAATTGTTAAACATGTATTTTTTTCCAGTTGTTTTTTATAGCTTTTTGCTTATGCTTCGTGCTATTGAAAGTGGTTGATTTCCGTTACAGATGCTCGCTTTCCGCGGGGCGTGCGGTGAGCCCCCTGCCGCTTTGCGACTTTAGGGGTCTCACCTGACCGCTCGTCCCGCAGGAGTCTCGCATCTTCCACTACAATCAACTTGTCAGTGAAGAAAGTGAACAAAATATACCAAAAGCTGCAATACAAAAAACTGTAAAAATGAAAGCGTAATCCATGTTATAAATTCACTTTTGTAATAAACAGTAGATAAAATAAAAAACCGCCAGACATTCTGTCAGACAGTTTCCTAAATTGTGATATGAGATTTAAAAATCAACCAGACCTGTGCTGATCTGCAATGCGTCGTCTACCCTGCGCATCATGTCTTCATCCAGTTGTGTTATTTTATCTGTTAATCTTTGCTTGTCAATCGTCCTGATCTGTTCAAGCAAAATAACTGAATCCCGTTCAAAGCCGTATTTTTTAGAATCTATTTCAACGTGTGTTGGTAGTTTTGCTTTCTGAATTTGGGCTGTGATTGCAGCAACTATTACAGTAGGGCTAAAACGGTTTCCGATATCGTTCTGGATTATCAGTACAGGGCGAATTCCGCCTTGTTCTGAACCAACTACCGGTGAAAGATCTGCAAAGTAAACGTCTC is from Fictibacillus sp. b24 and encodes:
- a CDS encoding type II toxin-antitoxin system PemK/MazF family toxin; the encoded protein is MIVKRGDVYFADLSPVVGSEQGGIRPVLIIQNDIGNRFSPTVIVAAITAQIQKAKLPTHVEIDSKKYGFERDSVILLEQIRTIDKQRLTDKITQLDEDMMRRVDDALQISTGLVDF